Proteins from one Microbacterium faecale genomic window:
- the pheA gene encoding prephenate dehydratase encodes MPDAPLGTRTYSYLGPAGTFTEAALTQVPEAAGQTWKPVANVAQALADVTDGSSHGAMIAIENTVEGGVSSAQDALANTRGLRIVGEYLVPVTFLLVAPRGSALADVTDIAAHPVAYAQCLRWLGRNVPGHSQVVAASNVASAIGLLDGTLPAQAAIAAPGVVDHYDLDVLAEGIGDNPDAVTRFVLVTRTVVPPERTGADKTSLVVELPKEVPGALVEMLEQFATRGINLSLIQSRPIGDRLGRYRFVIDADGHIADERMADAVMGLKRFSPSVTFLGSYPRADHEAVEHEQRYSDASFADARDWLRGILSGADD; translated from the coding sequence ATGCCCGACGCGCCTCTTGGAACACGCACCTATAGCTACCTGGGGCCCGCCGGAACATTTACGGAGGCGGCGCTCACGCAGGTGCCGGAAGCCGCGGGGCAGACGTGGAAGCCCGTCGCGAACGTCGCACAGGCACTCGCCGACGTGACGGACGGCTCCAGCCACGGTGCCATGATCGCGATCGAGAACACGGTCGAGGGGGGCGTCTCGAGCGCGCAGGATGCTCTGGCCAACACCCGCGGCTTGCGGATCGTCGGCGAGTATCTCGTGCCCGTGACGTTCCTGCTCGTCGCGCCGCGCGGATCCGCCCTCGCCGACGTCACCGACATCGCGGCGCACCCCGTCGCCTATGCGCAGTGTCTCCGGTGGCTGGGCCGCAACGTGCCCGGGCACTCGCAGGTCGTCGCCGCGAGCAACGTCGCCAGCGCGATCGGCCTGCTCGACGGAACACTGCCCGCGCAGGCGGCGATCGCGGCTCCCGGGGTGGTCGACCACTACGACCTCGACGTGCTCGCGGAGGGCATCGGCGATAACCCCGACGCCGTGACCCGCTTCGTGCTCGTCACGCGGACGGTCGTGCCGCCCGAACGGACGGGGGCCGACAAGACCTCTCTCGTCGTCGAACTGCCGAAGGAGGTCCCGGGCGCGCTCGTCGAGATGCTCGAGCAGTTCGCGACGCGCGGGATCAACCTCAGCCTGATCCAGTCGCGGCCGATCGGCGACCGACTCGGGCGGTACCGGTTCGTTATCGACGCCGACGGCCACATCGCCGACGAGCGGATGGCCGACGCGGTGATGGGCCTGAAGCGATTCAGCCCGAGCGTGACGTTCCTGGGGTCCTATCCGCGCGCCGATCATGAGGCGGTCGAGCACGAGCAGCGGTACAGCGACGCGTCGTTCGCCGACGCGCGTGACTGGCTCCGCGGGATCCTCTCCGGCGCCGACGACTGA
- the pgm gene encoding phosphoglucomutase (alpha-D-glucose-1,6-bisphosphate-dependent): MTSRAGSPAEADDLVDVDALIAAYYDRKPDPANAAQQVAFGTSGHRGSSLTTSFNEAHILATTQAIVEYRAEQNIRGPLYLGRDTHALSLPAERTAVEVLVANGVDVRVDAHDAWVPTPALSHAILTHNAGKDADSPSRADGIVATPSHNPPSDGGFKYNPPHGGPADTDATGWIAARANELIAAGLDGVQRVRFADIDAESVATRDFRAAYVADLVNVIDLDAIRTAGVRIGADPLGGASVAYWQLIAEQYGLDLTVVNPDVDPTWRFMTLDWDEKIRMDPSSPSAMATLVARRDEFDVLTGNDADADRHGIVTPDGGLMNPNHFLAVAIDYLYSHRPGWGADAAVGKTLVSSMMIDRVVSALGRRLVEVPVGFKWFVPGLLDGSVAFGGEESAGASFLRRDGGVWTTDKDGIILCLLAAEIIAVTGKTPSQRYAELEAEYGASAYERVDAPATPDQKAALKALSPSNVTADTLAGDPITAKLSEAPGNGAAIGGLKVQTESAWFAARPSGTEDVYKLYAESLRGPEHLAQVQEEARAIIASVLGA, translated from the coding sequence ATGACCAGTCGAGCAGGATCCCCCGCTGAAGCCGACGATCTCGTCGATGTCGACGCGCTGATCGCGGCCTACTACGACCGCAAGCCCGACCCCGCGAACGCCGCGCAGCAGGTGGCGTTCGGCACGAGCGGTCACCGGGGCTCGTCTCTGACCACGAGCTTCAACGAGGCGCACATCCTCGCGACGACGCAGGCGATCGTCGAGTACCGCGCCGAGCAGAACATCCGGGGTCCGCTCTATCTGGGGCGCGACACTCACGCCCTGTCGCTGCCCGCCGAGCGCACGGCGGTGGAGGTGCTCGTCGCGAACGGCGTCGACGTGCGCGTCGATGCGCACGACGCGTGGGTACCGACCCCGGCGCTGAGCCACGCGATCCTCACGCACAACGCCGGTAAGGACGCCGACTCGCCGTCGCGCGCTGACGGCATCGTCGCCACCCCGAGCCACAACCCGCCTTCTGACGGCGGCTTCAAATACAACCCGCCACACGGCGGACCGGCCGACACCGACGCCACGGGCTGGATCGCCGCACGCGCGAACGAGCTCATCGCGGCGGGACTCGACGGTGTGCAGCGGGTGCGCTTCGCCGACATCGACGCCGAGTCGGTCGCGACGCGTGACTTCCGCGCGGCGTACGTCGCCGACCTCGTGAACGTCATCGACCTGGACGCGATCCGCACCGCCGGCGTGCGCATCGGCGCGGATCCTCTGGGCGGCGCCTCAGTCGCGTACTGGCAGCTGATCGCCGAGCAGTACGGCCTCGACCTCACGGTTGTCAACCCGGACGTCGACCCGACATGGCGGTTCATGACGCTCGACTGGGACGAGAAGATCCGCATGGATCCGTCGTCGCCGTCGGCCATGGCGACGCTCGTCGCACGCCGGGACGAGTTCGACGTACTGACGGGTAACGACGCCGACGCGGACCGTCATGGCATCGTCACCCCCGACGGCGGACTGATGAATCCGAATCACTTCCTCGCGGTCGCGATCGACTACCTCTACTCGCACCGACCCGGTTGGGGTGCGGATGCGGCCGTCGGCAAGACGCTCGTGTCGTCGATGATGATCGACCGCGTCGTCTCGGCACTCGGACGTCGGCTCGTAGAGGTTCCCGTCGGCTTCAAGTGGTTCGTGCCGGGCCTGCTCGACGGATCCGTCGCCTTCGGCGGCGAGGAGTCCGCGGGCGCATCGTTCCTGCGTCGCGACGGCGGCGTGTGGACGACCGACAAAGACGGCATCATCCTCTGCCTGCTCGCCGCCGAGATCATCGCTGTCACGGGGAAGACGCCGTCGCAGCGCTACGCCGAGCTCGAGGCCGAGTACGGCGCGAGCGCGTACGAGCGCGTGGACGCCCCGGCGACGCCCGATCAGAAAGCCGCGCTGAAGGCCCTCTCGCCGAGCAACGTCACGGCCGACACACTCGCCGGCGATCCGATCACCGCGAAGCTCTCGGAGGCGCCCGGCAACGGCGCCGCGATCGGCGGCCTCAAGGTGCAGACGGAGAGCGCGTGGTTCGCCGCGCGCCCGAGCGGCACGGAGGACGTCTACAAGCTCTACGCCGAGAGCCTGCGCGGCCCGGAGCACCTCGCGCAGGTGCAGGAAGAGGCTCGCGCGATCATCGCGAGCGTGCTCGGCGCCTAG
- a CDS encoding AI-2E family transporter, with translation MFGRRRSAPTVPAALARTPQAKGPWRDAMGLLATRSIQIIAVALLLVAIVFGLRQLTVVVIPVILALVFAAAFEPLMRWLRARMPSVLATIIVLLGIVVVIGGVGWAIVRAVVAQWPDLYQSATDGVNQIVAWINELPLAQQWLGDDPASAAFEVPLDDIWATVQGFLSSSGVGATIGSGAVAGVGAVASFLTGLVLMVVILFFFLKDGPIIWNFVLRPFHDEWDGRMKRVGTKTVDTLGAYVRGTAGVAAADAIGIGIGLFILGIPLALPLTLLVFILAFIPIVGATLAGILAALVALVDGGFMDNGLLAAVIVVGIVVLVNQLEGNFLQPVLMGRALKLHSLVILVALTIGTVTAGILGAILAVPLTAVAWGIVQVWEGDSLPAKWARKKEAPAA, from the coding sequence ATGTTCGGTCGCCGCCGGTCCGCGCCCACCGTCCCTGCCGCGCTGGCACGCACGCCACAGGCGAAGGGTCCGTGGCGCGATGCGATGGGGTTGCTCGCGACGCGCTCGATCCAGATCATCGCCGTCGCGCTGCTGCTTGTGGCCATCGTCTTCGGACTGCGTCAGCTGACCGTCGTCGTGATCCCCGTGATCCTCGCGCTCGTGTTCGCCGCGGCGTTCGAGCCGCTGATGCGCTGGCTGCGCGCGCGGATGCCCTCGGTGCTCGCGACGATCATCGTCCTGCTCGGTATCGTCGTCGTGATCGGCGGCGTCGGGTGGGCGATCGTGCGCGCCGTGGTCGCACAGTGGCCCGACCTCTACCAGAGCGCCACCGACGGCGTGAATCAGATCGTCGCGTGGATCAACGAGCTTCCGCTCGCCCAGCAGTGGCTCGGCGATGACCCCGCAAGCGCCGCGTTCGAGGTGCCGCTCGACGACATCTGGGCGACGGTGCAGGGCTTCCTGTCGAGCTCGGGTGTCGGCGCGACCATCGGATCCGGCGCTGTCGCCGGCGTCGGCGCTGTCGCGAGCTTCCTCACGGGGCTCGTGCTGATGGTCGTCATCCTGTTCTTCTTCCTCAAGGACGGCCCGATCATCTGGAACTTCGTGCTGCGGCCCTTCCATGACGAGTGGGACGGACGGATGAAGCGGGTCGGAACGAAGACGGTCGACACCCTCGGCGCGTACGTGCGTGGCACGGCCGGCGTCGCCGCGGCCGACGCGATCGGCATCGGAATCGGCCTGTTCATCCTCGGGATCCCGCTTGCTCTGCCGCTGACGCTGCTCGTATTCATCCTCGCCTTCATCCCGATCGTCGGAGCGACGCTGGCGGGGATCCTCGCGGCGCTCGTCGCCCTCGTCGACGGCGGCTTCATGGACAACGGCCTCCTTGCGGCGGTCATCGTCGTCGGCATCGTGGTGCTCGTCAACCAACTCGAGGGCAACTTCCTCCAGCCCGTGCTGATGGGGCGGGCGCTGAAGCTCCACAGCCTCGTCATCTTGGTCGCACTGACCATCGGCACCGTGACGGCGGGGATCCTCGGCGCGATCCTCGCGGTGCCGCTCACCGCGGTCGCATGGGGCATCGTCCAGGTGTGGGAAGGCGACAGCCTCCCCGCGAAGTGGGCACGGAAGAAGGAAGCCCCCGCCGCCTAG
- a CDS encoding sugar ABC transporter permease: MTLRKWFLDTGWRHIAGVIVLIVAMLPIVFVISSSLNPSGTLTGSNALFSAIGFDSYARILSNPQAPFPMWFANTLIISGLTAILTVFLGALAAYAFSRMRFAGRRVGLITIVVVQMFPQLLAVVAIFLLLSALGDWFPAIGLNTRVGVILVYLGGALGVNTYLMYGFFNTIPQSIDEAARIDGAGHARVFFTIVLPLVTPILAVVALLSFIASVNEFVVASVVLIDSDVQTLAVGLTKLVSNPRYADWSAFSAGAVMAALPVVALFLFLQKYIVGGLTAGAVK; the protein is encoded by the coding sequence ATGACTCTGCGCAAGTGGTTCCTCGACACGGGCTGGCGTCACATCGCCGGCGTCATCGTGCTCATCGTCGCGATGCTGCCGATCGTCTTCGTGATCTCCAGCTCTCTCAACCCCAGCGGCACGCTCACCGGATCCAACGCCCTGTTCTCCGCCATCGGCTTCGACAGCTACGCGCGGATCCTGTCCAACCCGCAGGCGCCGTTCCCGATGTGGTTCGCCAACACGCTGATCATCAGCGGTCTGACCGCGATCCTCACCGTGTTCCTCGGCGCGCTCGCCGCGTACGCGTTCTCGCGGATGCGCTTCGCGGGGCGCCGTGTCGGCCTGATCACGATCGTCGTCGTGCAGATGTTCCCGCAGCTCCTCGCCGTCGTCGCGATCTTCCTGCTGCTCAGCGCCCTCGGCGACTGGTTCCCCGCCATCGGCCTGAACACCCGCGTCGGCGTGATTCTCGTCTACCTCGGCGGCGCGCTCGGCGTGAACACGTATCTCATGTACGGGTTCTTCAACACGATTCCGCAGTCGATCGACGAGGCCGCCCGTATCGACGGCGCCGGCCACGCACGCGTGTTCTTCACCATCGTGCTGCCGCTCGTCACGCCGATCCTCGCGGTCGTCGCGCTGCTGAGCTTCATCGCGTCGGTGAACGAGTTCGTCGTGGCGTCGGTCGTGCTCATCGACTCCGACGTGCAGACGCTCGCCGTGGGCCTCACGAAGCTCGTGTCGAACCCGCGGTACGCCGACTGGAGTGCGTTCTCCGCCGGCGCCGTGATGGCCGCCCTGCCCGTCGTCGCGCTGTTCCTCTTCCTGCAGAAGTACATCGTCGGGGGGCTGACCGCTGGTGCGGTGAAGTAG